Within the Sarcophilus harrisii chromosome 2, mSarHar1.11, whole genome shotgun sequence genome, the region AGATGTGATCTTTTATTTTAAGCAAAGACAAGTACCCTGGGTACTGGACCAAGAAAGCCTGAGGAGCCGCTCTCCAGGTGAGTGGGGTGACAGCAGGGATTTGAGAATTAACAGAGGCTTCTAGGGGGAGAAAGACCAACCTTGGAATTCTTTTTCAGATGCTTTTTAGGCAGAAATCTTTTTCAGATACTCCTGGACCAGTCACTGACTCTTGgttttccttctataaaatgCACTCAATAGCCTTGTAGATCCCTTCCAGTGATCatctgtgattctataaaaaGTCATTATTGAGAATATGGGACAATGCAATTCTCCTGAAAGTGCCAAAGGGGAATCAGGTTGTCCCAGATGAGCCAGTTTCTCCAAGTCAGCTCCCCTCTGAGCAGGAACCCCAAAACAAGAGCTCCCCTCTCCTGCAAGTATGTGCAGCCAGAGCCTGGGCTGTGCCCCAAGAACATAAAGAGAGGCAAGGGACATCCCCTGCTTTCCTGGAGGTCACACACTGCTGGACAGGCAGTACACCAGGCTGTATGTAGAAACCCTTGTGGACCAGATAAATTGGATCAATTTAGTACTTCCCCAAATCACTAAGTAATTAAGGTAATGATGGTTTAAGAAGGAGAGCAAAATTGGAGAGGAAATAGTCAAACCCTTGTGGACCAGATAAATTGGATCAATTTAGTACTTCCCCAAATCACTAAGTAATTAAGGTAATGATGGTTTAAGAAGGAGAGCAAAATTGGAGAGGAAATAgtcaaaataaaatcacatagcTATAGTACCTACCATACATCATGCATTATCagtgtctcattttatcctcatgagaATCCTAGGACTTGGggattattatttctgttttacagataaagaaactgaagcaaacagctCCTCTTTGATTAGCAAGTTACTGACGTGGAACAAATACTCAGGTCTTGTTGTTTCAAGGCCCTACCTACATTCCTTCCCTTGTACCATCAGCTCTATTCTGATTCTGAAACAGATAATGATGAAAACTTTCAGAAGTGTATGAGGTGAATAGTGGAAGGATAAATAAACAAACTCCCCTTGAGAGATggaatctcatttttaaaaatgctaaccagttaaaattatttaataattactattaaaaagaatatatttctattaGCTTGTGACAAgcattgaattaaataaaaatttactcaAACGtcaattttaaagattattttatcttgttttttttttttttaactaatattttattcacaaCCAAACTTTAAAAGGATggaatatcttcttttttttttttttttttcctaccactgGTAAAGTAACTACTCTCACTGAAGCTTTATGGAAGGATTAACCCACATTGCCGACCAATTCCTTTCAGGAACTGCCAGATAGAAGAAGGAAAAtcataaacagaaaataaatttgaattaaaaaaccTCAGCATTTCTGTTTTTATAGAAACATGATGATTTCATGATGGTCTCTACTGTGTATTCCTAGTGACCCTTGTTTTCAGTAGGCTGCCAGCACTGCAGCAAGAATGCAGACCCAGATAATacgttgttttttttaaaattctatttgaaaaaacagtaagaaaaaagaaatacaaaaaaggaatggaaaacaaataggatattgtcatatgcccagcagagTAACAGGGAGAATCAACATATATTGAACGAAATgtccagatcaagaaagtatctGAGTAGAAGTGATTATATTCATCtctgtcattttttctttacttccttgtaaattgttctttgttctgtgctgtgcaccttatttactttattccccCCCACCACATTTCATCTCCCTCTCCCAaacaagctatagttaagaaagatgTTTCTGTAGACATATCCATACATAGACACAGTCACGAACATCTCCCCCCATATACACActtctctttcctatccctgctgactctttaattaaattctgctccataacttgtcttgctattacttcaCTTCCCCGCATCAAGAATTCTCTCCCTTGTGTTccttgatgtgaatcttaaacgtttaaaaaaaaaaaaaaaagccaaacaactTGTCCTCgtttaaacagtttgtctatgttgagttccttaaaagtgATCTTCGATATTTGCTCTTATgggttaaattttctattaagttcaggtttgtttgATAGAACGTATTGAAAAATCTGCAAATTTATTTAATGTCCATTTTTactcattcaaaattatacataattttgctggatatgatatttttccCTGTGTTCCACGTTTTTTGATTGAtcgtttttcttataagatgtttcacattcttttctattttctcattctttataatttgttttgttatttcttggtctcataccTTCACTGGCTtcttcttgtccaattctaatttaaagaattcttttcatctttgaaactctgtacctcctttcctaataggttaacttttttttcataatcttgttttttcttggatagttctaattattttttaggtttttttctgtctgattattttttaaatttgattttaaatgtttcaatGGTAGACCTCTTTCTTTgcaggattttttgtttttaataagaggCATTATTATAAGCATTTCTAATCATGTAGTGGGAGGATgctgcctcaagcttccctttgGCCTGagcaggaaccccaaaccaaaagttcCCCTCTCTtgcaagtgcctgcagccagcaaAGTCCCCGTCCCACAACCTCTGACTTCACCtggtgctggttccttctggcCCTGGGACaagtctcagcagcacagctgggcctggtatTCCTAATCCATGGAGCTTCCATtggtcttcccagactcagacccctGCTCCACAAACGTCCAGATGGCAAAAGTTTCTCTGGTTCCTGCTGAGACTACAGTCACCCCAAGCTAGCTGAGGGGTCCCCACTGGGTGTTTCTGCAGAGGTAGCGCTCTTCACACTGGTTCATCCTCAGTCTGGGATCTATCTTCAGATCTCCTCAGATTCCATCAAGAGGATGTCTATTCTGCCCcagatctttttgatttttcactagtctatgCTTGCCCTGAAGTACAAATtagttctatttgtgggggaaataaggagaacttgaaattttccaaactactctaccatcttcccagaatccttcccccAGATAATATCCTGATCTGGAAATTACAGGTTTAATGAGATGTGATTACTAGATTACCCAGTAATGACAGAACTGCTCTAGTGCAGTGAGAGAGCCATTTAGGGTCTTTTCAGCCCTGAGGGCCTTTGTTCATGAATATCCACAATGTTCCTAGAATTCTGGAAACAATTGTGGAGAATCTGAAAGAATCTGTTGCACTTAGAAGCTATCAGAGTTTGAGGGAAGGATCCAAAAGCTGCGTGTTCCTGATCATGATCATTTGAAGTCACTGAAGAAGATAGTTGTTAAGGTGGATATATGCACATACTTCCTGCCCAAGGGACAATTTGCCATTTAATGCATCACTGGCACATTTTGGGATCGAATCTCTTAGATCAGTGTCTCAATTCTTCAAATTCAAGCTTGTGAACTTCTAAAAGGAATTGTTGCATCAGAACAAAATCCTATAAGCctcatggaaaattttttttgaaagtgtTATGAGTATGACAAATGTGATTTCTGGTAATGTAATAGACATAAAAATAAAGTGCAcacaatgaaaggaaaagagaaaaaatgagaatggaacTAGTTTGTTAAATACTGTAGGCAGAGCTGGCCCATTCACAGAGTGTGAATTCCAGTCTAAGCTGCTGAGCTTTGGGTCAAGCCTCATTCTCACTGAGCTGGTGGCCTGAGTTGTGCAAGTAGTGAGAATGAAGTTATTCTGTGTTGTCAGGTTTACTGTGAGGATCCAATATTTTTATGGTTGAAggtcattaaaaattaaatcatccTTGGGATGTGAGTGAATGGGATTTTTGAGGGATTGAATCCCTCAAATTCAATCTGTTTCTATTGTGTTGGTGGAGGGAAAGggatataaatgtgtgtgtagtgtgttttcctgtttcttgttccttgttttcttttttaaaaaaaaatttgttctttttttgtttcagaaAGTGAGATCAGAATTGAAGTGAAGGAAAGTACTCACAAGCAAAGATTCAGGAGCACCTGTGACTTCACTTGGAGAGAAATGTGTACTACACATGAGAAAGtacacactggagaaaaaccttatgattgtaaccagtgtggaaagtgTTTCAGCAATAAGGGATATCTTActatacatcagagaatccacactggggagaaaccgtatgaatgtaaccagtgtggaaagacttttaggtATAAGACAAGTCTTActggacatcagagaatccatactggggagaaaccttatgaatgtaaccagtgtggaaagggtTTTACACATAAACAATCACTCACTCTACATCAGAGATTCCAcagtggagagaaaccttatgagtgtaaccagtgtggaaaggcttttagtgATAAGAGAGTTCTTACTGtacatcaaagaatccacacaggagagaaaccttatgaatgtaatcagtgtggaaaggcttttacaataACGGGAACTCTTActagacatcagagaatccacacgggagagaaaccatatgaatgtaaccaatgtggaaagtcttttagaaaaaaagaatctcttaCTATACATCTGAGAATTCACACAGGGGAGAAaacttatgaatgtaaccagtgtggaaagacttttagtgATAAGGGAtatcttactgtacatcagagaatccacactggagagaaaccttatgagtgtAACCATTGTGGAAAGGGTTTTACAATAACGGGAACTCTTActagacatcagagaatccacacaggagagaaaccttttgaatgtaaccagtgtggaaagtcTTTTAGAAAAAAGGAATCTCTTACTATACATCtaagaatccacactggagagagaatttatgaatgtaaccaatgtggaaagacttttagtgATAAGGGAtatcttactgtacatcagagaatccacactggagagaaaccttatgaatgcaaccagtgtggaaagacttttagataTAAGAGAAGTCTTTAtggacatcagagaatccacactggagagaaaccttatgagtgtaaccagtgtggaaagactttcagctATAAGGAATcacttactgtacatcagagaagcCATGCTGGACAGAAACCTTAAGAATGTAATTAATATGGACCAGGATTCATAGAAAAATCTGCTTGTTTCTTTCCATATATGTGAGGCAAAGTAATGGCattaaaataaggagaaaacTGCATTTGGTAGAGATCATTGGGAGAACATGGGGTATTGCCGATACCTTCCATATTTAGCTTTCTCTAGCTGTAATGCTATGGGGAAgatgaggaagggaaaataaataactaGAGATAGGAATTGTCTTTAGAGATGTATTGGATTCTTGTTTTCCACCTGGTCACCTACTTGAAGTTTGTTGGAATGGAAACATTACTAGATTGGGACACGGAGGACAAGGGTTGAAATTCTGGGTTCTGTAGCTATGGTCTTTGAAAGTAATTTAAGTCCATGGGTCTCAATGACTTTAGATTACAATtagggtctcttccagctctgaatccttTGAGAAGTCAAAGACAAACTTGAAGATGAATCCTACTCATTGCTGCTTTTTGCTGGATCCTCAGCTTCGGGTTTGGCCCAATAACTCAGAGACTTCACCAAACCTGGGTCTGATTGCAGTTTGCAGACACAGCAAGGTATGAGAAATTCTATATCTACATCTTGTTGAGGAAACTTGCACATCATTCTTAAATACACAACTTCTATGCACCTGGTGAAATAGGTTTCTTGCCATATTTGTTGAGgcagaaaatgttttattaagtTGCTTTTATGAAAGATTTCAACTGAGTGTTCAGCTCATTAAGTAAATGCTAGGTCTGGGGGAGAAAGACCAGCCTTGGATTCTTATTTAGATACCTTTTAAGTGGATATCATTTTCAGATTCCCCTGAGCCAAtcactgagtctcagtttcccatttataaaatgaggggggtgTACTTCTTGGCCTTGTAGTTCCCTTCCAGTGATCATCTGGGATCCTATAAGAAGTCATTGTTTGCACTTGGGGCAATGCAATTCTCTTGAAAGTCCCAAAAGGGGTAAAGGGTTGTTCCAGATGAGCCATTTCTTAGCACTTCTCCAAGTTGGCAAACTTTTAAGTGCCTGTGAAAAGCCAGGCTCTGGGCTAAGCACCAGGAACATAAAAGATGCAAAGGACATCCCCTGCTCTCCTGGAGGTCACAGACTGCTGGGGCAGACAGTACACCAGTAAGTATATAAAAACCCATTATGGAGCAAATAAATTGGATAAATTTAGGGCTTCCCCAAATCACTaagtaattaaaataatactGCTTTAAGAAATAGTGTGTAATTGGGGAGGaaatgatcaaaataaaataatgtagctagcatttatacaacacctactgtgtgtcatgCACtgtatcaatattattttatcctcatgaaAACCCTAGGACTTGTGTGCTATTGTTGTGCCCATTTTAGAGGTAAAGAAACTGTGGCAAAAGAGGTCCTGTAACTTGAATAGCAAATTACTGACATGGAAGGAATACTCAGAGCTTGCTGATTCAAGGTCCTATCTGCTATGGGCTTCCTGATTGAGAGTTAAACTATAAGAGCCCTTTGGCATCAGAGGTGAGATGAATGAGGTGGGAGACTCATAGactgtgaaaagagctccagttcaTTATGCAGCACAGCCTTGTTGATACACATTTTTGCAAAGTAGCCAAttcccaatcaccattcagagaagcagctctgGACTTTGCAtatgcatggtatctgccaatggAAGGAGAGACAATCTAGCCATTCCAGCAACCTGCTCACAGGCCAGAGGACCTGTCAAAACATCCCTGCCagccactgactgtgaccctcagGCTTAAAACTTGTTCACATCATCACAAGTCATTGCTCCTTGCTCATTAAGGGCGTTTCTGCAATGAGGCAGAAAACTTAGTGTGCACCAGAGGTCGAGGTGTCCTCAGTGCTCCCTCTCAGCAGAATCCCATACTTAGCATTTCCCCCTATTTATCTTTGAGATAAaaagtcctttcttgagctgcAACCCCTGAAAGGATGGTAGAGAAAGATCTATGAAAGCATCCTAATATTACAGGGCAACAACAAAGCAGTAACAGCATAATACAGGGCAGTCCATGATTCGAATTTTAACCATCATGAAGAGGTATTATCAAAccaatgtatgatttttttcaacagttttatctggattcaaatcttcatGAGAAGCTTTTTCAATGTCGGATGCTAGTTTATATAAACTTTCTATGTCCCCTTCAATTGTCTTATTGAGAAATAAACTATTCAAATGCTTTTTGATAGTGTCCCAATCATAGTCTTCCTGTATGATTATACAACAAAAAGGTGACACAAACCTTGTATATCTGTCTTCGCATTGTCATTGAGCCTGGAGTTTCAATAACTCTACTTCTGCTCCTATTTCCACtgatacttctcttttttctaacgAGACAAAggtcagtttccttcttttttattatgggATTGAACATATGGTCAGTCTTAGTATGATACATTTCTCACTTTTGACAGGAAGCATTGATACATGAGCTCCAGTGACCACAAGCACAGTCTGACTTTCAGTTTCAGTATCCAGGCAATCACTGACTGTGCAATTGCAACAAGTAACATTGTATAAATCTACTGTTTCCTTGGTAACAGTTACAGAGTCTCCCCACATGAACACCTATTTCCCTCCCAGACAGGCTTTAGTGTAGGACTGGTATCCCACTCTCCTGCTATTTGTCTAAGAATCCAGGCCCAAGAATGTTTTCCATGTGCCAACTGCCGGCCCAGTTCTTGAGTGACAAGAATGTGTCCCGTGGAGGCTTGTGCTTTCTGAGGGTCCAATCTGATGATGTAGACACACTGCTGCAACCCGCCCGCGGATGAGGGTGTTGCCATGATAGGGCGTCCCCTGCATGCCCAGTAGATGTTACATGATACCCCATCCCCCATGAGACAATCCTAGGCCATGGTGGGTCCATAGCCCACCTTTTGGCCTCTGTTGCCAGCCCTGATTGTGTGTAACACAAAACCATGTATATAGAAAGCCTCTTGTTGATGGTCCTGGGGGCACATCTCCTTTTCTGACCATCACCTCTTCTTCCTTGTTTGCTTCTGCTCTATGGACAACTTTTGAGATGTATGGCGGGGATCCACTGCTGAAGGTTTTCCCCTATGCAGATAAAAGCATATTTTGGCCTCCACGTTAGAACCTTACAGGGTTCTTCCCATCCTTTAGGACCCTTTTTCATTACCATGGTCTTGTTCTTAGGGGGCCTTCTTAAGGAAGATGGGGTGTTATCTTTGAGTCATTTTCTATGTTAATCAGAGAATATTTCATATTTGGACTTAAATCATTTGAaacaaattttaagtaatttattgtgTACACTGCTTTATCCATATTTTTCTGAGTGAACCTAACTCCatctccctctttttgttttttgataaatcTCTTGAGGGTCTGATTAGTCCTTTCTACAGTGGCCTGTCCTGTGGGGTTGTAAGGAATTCCCAAAATATGATGAATGGAGAATTCCTGTAAgaactgttttaatatttttgaggtaTATGAGGGTCCATTATCGGTCTTGATGGTGTGTGGGATACCCATAGAAGCAAAACAGTGAAATAAGTGATTTATCACATGTGAAGCAGCTTCCCCTCCTTgagaggatacaaatacaaagccTGAATAAGTATCGACTGTAACATGAATGCATGTTTTACCCTTATGTATAACATCCATTTGCCATATATCATTTGGC harbors:
- the LOC100924801 gene encoding zinc finger protein 568 isoform X1, encoding MGPGSPGPAQDLVTFRDVAVDFTQEEWGLLDPPQKELYKEVMVENARNLLSLGLPVPRKDVIFYFKQRQVPWVLDQESLRSRSPESEIRIEVKESTHKQRFRSTCDFTWREMCTTHEKVHTGEKPYDCNQCGKCFSNKGYLTIHQRIHTGEKPYECNQCGKTFRYKTSLTGHQRIHTGEKPYECNQCGKGFTHKQSLTLHQRFHSGEKPYECNQCGKAFSDKRVLTVHQRIHTGEKPYECNQCGKAFTITGTLTRHQRIHTGEKPYECNQCGKSFRKKESLTIHLRIHTGEKTYECNQCGKTFSDKGYLTVHQRIHTGEKPYECNHCGKGFTITGTLTRHQRIHTGEKPFECNQCGKSFRKKESLTIHLRIHTGERIYECNQCGKTFSDKGYLTVHQRIHTGEKPYECNQCGKTFRYKRSLYGHQRIHTGEKPYECNQCGKTFSYKESLTVHQRSHAGQKP
- the LOC100924801 gene encoding zinc finger protein 684 isoform X2, with translation MGPGSPGPAQDLVTFRDVAVDFTQEEWGLLDPPQKELYKEVMVENARNLLSLGLPVPRKDVIFYFKQRQVPWVLDQESLRSRSPDKETEANSSSLISKLLTWNKYSGLVVSRPYLHSFPCTISSILILKQIMMKTFRSV